TATTATCGCTACCATGCATATACATCATTGATAGATTATACATTCCGACTGAATTAAAAGTACATGTTCCAGAATATGTACCAGTAGCACCCTGAGTAAGAGTTAAAGGAGTTGAATTTGTTGCAGTCGAAAGCTTATAAGAGCATGTGTAATTCGTAACATTGGTAGGCATATCGGAATCTTTTACAAGAAATGTAACTGTAATTAGAGAATCTTTTAATGCAGGATTTGGTGAATAAGTCATTGTTACTGCTGTTTCATGCATTTCTTCCTTTTTTTTACTACAAGACATACTTGAATAAGCTAAAAAGAGAATAACTACTGTAACTATTCCCACTGTTGAAATTGATTTTTTCATGATTTTTTTGTTTTAAATTTATATTTGTGAATTGTTAAAATGCAAAATCGAATCCCAGAAATAAATTTTCAAAACCAAGTTTATCCGGGTTCAACCTGGTTTCAATTTTAAATTTAACATTAGGTACAATTAACATACTTAAATGCGGCACAACTTGCCTTGCAGTTTTGCTCATACCTGGGTTAGCCTGCTCATATCGCAACACCGCCATTATCCATGGATAAAAGGAATAATTAATCTCGCCAAAAAATAAATTATACTTTTCATTCATATCATTAAAACTCTCACCCATAATGTAACCACCAACTAAATTCAATTTACGGAAATTAAAATTTAAATCTCCTCCAATTCGGTAAAAGTTGAAGTTCATTTCGCTAGTATCTGTTCCAATTCCTTTATAACCAAAAACACCTAACGCAAATGAGGATTCCATTCCATTTTTTATACTATCCTTAAATGAGCCATCATAAGCAATACCTCCAATTTTATAAGCCAGTCTTCCATAAAAATCACGATCAGAGTTTACATCTTCATTTGTACTACTTCCATTTACAACACCTAGCACATATCTTAATCGTTTATGAACAACGCCACTAGCTTCTACACCTAATTGAAATTGTTCTAACCCAAATGGACCTGAACCATGACCTCCTCCAGCAGAATGTTCGTGACCAGCAACAAAACTGCTTCCCATTGAAGGATCATAAGTATTAAATGCATAAGCTGATTCTGTTAATCCTCTGTGATTTGTTGCGAAAGGAACTAGTTCTGGTATAAATTGACCTATCTGGAGATATAAAAACTTTTCAGGTAAAAATTTGGTTAAAAGATTATCAAACTTTACATAAAGCCTGTCTACACTTCCTGTAGCTCCATTTTCAAATAAATGTGCACCAACAAATAACGAAATATCCTTTCCTACAGTTCCTGCACCTAACAGCTGTATAGCTGGTCTGCCAAATTCTGATGTCATTGAACTATCAACAGTGGTTATCTGAAAACCAGTTCTTCCTCTTAATGCAAATGGTGCTGAACCTGGCATAAAATTAGGCCACACAGCCTTTGGCCAAACTCTTTTATACGCTTCCGCTCCCATTGGAACAGTTTCTTCTTTTGTATTTTCTTCATCATCATTTGGAAACTGATATCCATTTATTCTGAATGCTTCTCCAAAAGAATTTAGTTGCGGATATATTGTGTGACATGTAACACAACTTGTTTTATATTTTCTTGAAAAAGCCGGAATTGCATTAGAATAAATGCTTGCTAACATTATAAATGTAAATACGATTAAAATTTTAAATTTTGCCATTATTTTATTTTTAAGTTTTTAATTAATAATAAATTTCCCACTATTCACTTTGCCCTTTTCATTGATTAGTTGAAAATAATACAACCCATTTTTTAAGTTTCCTTTGTTAATTGTTAATTCGTCTCCATTAACATTTGTTAATCTCAGGCACTCTTTAGAAGTTATATCATAAACGACAATTGAATATTTACCAGAAACATTGTTTCCTAAAGATATTTTAGCTTCAATTGAGAATGGATTTGGAACCACAGTTATTTGTTGCTCAGTAATAAGATTTTCGGGCACGTTTACATCTCTTCTTAAATACTTTGCAAAATGAGTTACCTGATAACCTTGCTGTTTTTCTAAAATACCTTTTGATATTTGAAATACAGGATAGCCCATATCCTTTGTGAACCAACGATAATAATAATTTCCTGCTTGGTGTTGAATTTCTTGTCCTAAACCATTTACATATAAGCTATCAAAAACAGTTTCTGACGTAAAAACTCTTAAAGCATCATAACTGCCAACCGGTGTTATTACAGTTCCCCATCCGTCTGCAATGGAAGTATCAGCGACAAATCTTACATAAACAGAATCTATTGAATTTTGTATAACCTCTTTTGAAAAACTGATTGATGTATCGCCAAACTTAATTAAGGGAAATACATTTCGGTATTGTTGAAACAGGTGAGACTGTGGATATGTTGTTCCATACAAATGAAGCCCTAAAGCATCTTTAATTAAATAATTATGATAACAGACTAACGTAACAACATGGGTTTGCCAATTATGATTTAGATAACAGTTGGTAGTTTGTGCTAAATCAGCTAAAGGAAAAGAATATGATTCAGGAGTTGCCGAACTTTGAAGCCAAGAAGTAGAATCAAATGAATTATCAAGATAGCTTACAAAATAATGTAACGTACTGAAATCCCAAATAATATTTGCACCTGAATTGCCGGGACTCAACGTTAAATCCTCAAGACTATCAATTCTTGCACTCACTTGAACATCGCCAGATTTTGGCAAGTCATCTACAGTCAATATTATTTGACTATTCAGGATATTATTGAAACTAATAAACATAATTACTGCTAAAAAAACTTTCATGATTATTTTATTATCTCTTTTAAAAAGATTGAATAAGCTAATATTCAATTCAATAAAAGAAATTTAACAAATAGAAATCAATAAGAAAAAATGAAAATTGTAAAACCGCTTTATAAGGAATTAATAAAGCAAAGTTTTATCAGCAGTATAAATCATAAACGGAAAACTTGAAGCAATGACGGGATTTTGCTTCCGGGAGGTGATGATGTATCAGAAAAAAATTTATTAAAAATAGAAGGCTCAATATAAGAAATGATAAAAAATGAAACAGGAGCAATTATATCATTAATTTGTTGAGTTAAATCAACAGTTAAATTGCTGTTTTGGTAATTATCAGTAATTTTAAATACAGTAGTTTCGTTATGACATTTATTACAATGTCCGCCACAACATGATTTAGGAGTTGAATATAATGAAGCCGAAACAAACTTATCACAACAATAGTGTTTATTTAAAATCACTCCACTTGAAGTGAAAAGAAACAGAATCGCTAAAGATATATTTATTACCCCTTTAAACATTCTCTGAATTTAGTTAGCAAATATAACTATGTTTTTATTATTTTATTGTAGACATATACATATATCGAAAGGTTGCATTTAATTAAATACAACTTAAGTATTACAGAATTTCTCTTCTTTTTTAATGTTTTAAATCCTCGTTTGGCTCAATACAAAAGAAAGTAAAATTTATTTTACTTAAGACTTTCGTTATAAATATGGTTCAAACGAAGCATTTTATAATAATCATCGTAAATTAATAAATCCACATCCGTTTTGAAATATAAATCAATTAAATCATGAAACTTTTTATTGTTTGTAATCGAAGTCTCTACATTCTTCAATGTAAGTTCTTTTAAAGAACTGTTTGCATCTTCGCTGAAAAAGTATCTGGTTTTGGATACAGACTGGTTGCTTTTTGGACTTGTGCCTGATCTCTCGATAATTTGATAAACAGTAATTGCACCTTTATCTATAATTAAATATTCTTTGCCCTGATAAAACCTGTATTCATTTCCATCGCACAGGCGAAAGCCCCAAATACTTGATTTAGATAGTTTAATAGTGCTGTCAGGGTTTGTAACTTTAACTGTTTTTGTATTGAAAAAGTTGGTTGTTTTAATCTTTTGTTTCGTAGTAAGGCAGTTTATTTCGTAAGTAAGTTTACCCGATAAAAAATCGGTTGCAGTCATATAAATACCGCTTTTATTTGTAAGCGATTCTTGATCCTGTCCATTGGATTGTAAAAATATGAACAAATTTACAATCGTTAGCAATAAAATTTTAGTTGTCATAATTGAGAATTTTAGAGTTTATTTATAAAATATCAATAAAATTATTTTCACTAAAACCACCTTTTCACTTTTCCACAATATGCCAAATATGATTCTCCATGCACTTTATATAAATACTCTTCTTCAAGTCTAACCTGTACTTGAAATAATAATGCAGAAGTTACTAAAGTAAGTAATGTAATAGCATTGGGTAATATAAAGAAAATGCCGACAAGAGTAATAAGCATACCTAAAAAAATCGGGTTTCTTGAGACTGAAAATAATCCGTTTGTTTTCAATTCCGTTTTTTCCGAATGGTTAATGCCTACACGCCACGAGTTACTCATTTGTATCTGTGCAATTACTATCCATAACAATGCAAAGTGCATAAGAACAAAACCAACATATTTAAGTATTGATATTTCGAGCCAGAAAAAAGGTGCAAAGTATTTTATTCCATCAGGAAAAATAATGTTTACTAATGCTACTATAAAGATTAACGAGGTAATAGGTGCTGACACTTTACCAAGAAAGTCATGTGCAGAATCAGTATTTTTAAACACATAAGGATTAATACCTGTTTTAAGCTTTACTCTTACTGAAGGAACTATAAACACAATAACAAAATACCATGCGAGAAATGTTGCTATATATATTTTTTCAAACATAAAAATAAGATTTAGTAAATCGTTAACTTTTGTATTAATATACTAACTTCCTGTTTTGTTTTGTCAGGAAAACTGTCAATTTCTTGTCCAAAAACAAAGTTCATCGTGAGAATAAAAATTAAGTTTATTGTAATCTGTTTCATTATCGTTAATTTTTATTTCTTTTTTGAGAGAAATTATTTTTTCAATATCCTTATAGCATTAAAAACAGCTATCAAAGCCACTCCCATATCGCCAAAAACAGCTTCCCACATAGTGGCTATACCGAATATTCCAAGTATTATAAATATTGCCTTTACACCCATAGCAAAAAGAATATTCTGCCAGACAATATTTCTTGTTCTTTTTGCGACATTAATAGCTATTGCAACTTTTGAAGGAGAATCGGTCATCAGCACAACATCTGCGGTCTCTATTGCAGCATCAGAGCCAAGAGCACCCATTGCTATTCCGATATCCGCACGGGCAATGACAGGGGCATCATTTATACCGTCACCCACAAAAGCCACTTTTCCTCCTTTGCATTCTTCTATCAAAGTTTCTATGTGTTTTACCTTATCTTCGGGTAACAATTCATAAAAGTATTTGTCGATGTTTAATTTTTTGGCAATGGCTGCTGCTGCAAATTTGTTATCACCTGTAAGCATTACCGTTTGGATATTCTTTGTTCTTAAATTTTCTATTGCTTCAATGGCATCATCTTTCAATGTATCCGAAATAATTATATATCCGGCATAAACCTTATCAATGGCAATATGAACAACAGTTCCTTCGATATTACATACCGGGTGTTCAATGTTTTCTTTATGCATTAACTTATCATTTCCGGCAAGTACGGTTTTTTCGTCAATTACTGCTTTTATGCCATGCCCTGAAATTTC
The Bacteroidia bacterium genome window above contains:
- a CDS encoding T9SS type A sorting domain-containing protein, translated to MKVFLAVIMFISFNNILNSQIILTVDDLPKSGDVQVSARIDSLEDLTLSPGNSGANIIWDFSTLHYFVSYLDNSFDSTSWLQSSATPESYSFPLADLAQTTNCYLNHNWQTHVVTLVCYHNYLIKDALGLHLYGTTYPQSHLFQQYRNVFPLIKFGDTSISFSKEVIQNSIDSVYVRFVADTSIADGWGTVITPVGSYDALRVFTSETVFDSLYVNGLGQEIQHQAGNYYYRWFTKDMGYPVFQISKGILEKQQGYQVTHFAKYLRRDVNVPENLITEQQITVVPNPFSIEAKISLGNNVSGKYSIVVYDITSKECLRLTNVNGDELTINKGNLKNGLYYFQLINEKGKVNSGKFIIN
- a CDS encoding isoprenylcysteine carboxylmethyltransferase family protein — translated: MFEKIYIATFLAWYFVIVFIVPSVRVKLKTGINPYVFKNTDSAHDFLGKVSAPITSLIFIVALVNIIFPDGIKYFAPFFWLEISILKYVGFVLMHFALLWIVIAQIQMSNSWRVGINHSEKTELKTNGLFSVSRNPIFLGMLITLVGIFFILPNAITLLTLVTSALLFQVQVRLEEEYLYKVHGESYLAYCGKVKRWF